One Oncorhynchus mykiss isolate Arlee chromosome 25, USDA_OmykA_1.1, whole genome shotgun sequence genomic window, aactgcacatggggacaaagatcgtactttttggagaaatgtcctctggtctgattaaacaaaaatagaactgtttggccataatgaccatcgttatgtttggaggaaaaagggggatgcttgcgagccgaagaacaccatcccaactgtgaagcacgggggtggcagcatcatgttgtgggttgctttgctgcaggagggattggtgcacttcacaaaataggtggacaatgaccccaagcatacttccaaagttgttgaaaaatggcttaaggacaacaaagtcaaggtattggagtggccatcacaaagccctgacctcaaacccatagaaaatttgtgggcagaactgaaaaaacgtttgcgagcaaggaggcctgcaaacctgactcagttacaccagctctgtccggaggaatgggccaaaattcacccaagttattatgggaagcttgtggaaggctacccaaacgtttgacccaagttaaacacttaaaaggcaatgctgccaaagaCTAATTGAggatatgtaaacttctgaaccactgggaatctTTGAAGACGTAGGGTTTCAGACGTTAGAAATGTTATGATGCCAAAGCTTTCGAACAGAAAGGCCTGACAGGTGCTTACTATGAAgcatggtcaaatcaaatcaaactttatttgtcacatgcgccaaatacaacaagtgtagaccgtgaaatgcttacttacaagcccttaaccaacagtgcagttcaagaagagttaagaaaatattaactaaataaactaaagtaaagaaTAAAAAAAcgttacacaataaaataacaataacatggTGATAGGAGGGAATATTACTGAATCCCCTGAGCTACAGCCGTGGCTAACAGTACACTACATTTACTAAAGCAAACATAGTACTCCATTCATTACCCCATGTCCATTATCATCACCACAAGACACATTAAGACCTTCCTCTGTATTATCAGTGTTGATGTGGGAACAGATCTGAGATGCTGTGTACAATGTGTCTTGGTATCTCTAGCCTTGGGTCTGATAAGGATTTGATCAGTGCTTTAGATCAGACAAATGCAGTTGCAGTTGAACACTTTCACTGCTGTATGTGTAAAATAGGACATGTCACATTGAAGCTACAGACAATAGTTCACAGTTACTGTGATGTTTATATCTTCTCTTTTTGTCATGGACTTGACTGTACATCATGACATTCAATAACTAAATCATGATAGAAGGCCTACTATTTTCTGCAGAAATATATTTTTCTCCACAGGTGATAAACATGGAGGTGCGTAATGCGATGCAAACAGATGAATATGATTATGACCCAAAAGACTACACTGAAGGTTATCCTGATGAAAGCGGAACAGCATATATCTGTAACCTGAATCTCAACCGTGATATGGAGATAGTCATACAGACCTACGTCCATTCCTTCATCTGTGCATTCGGTCTCTGTGGCAATGCATTGGTGATTGTCACATATGCcttctacaagagagccaagacCATGACGGACGTGTACCTCCTGAACGTGGCTGTGGCAGATCTTCTGTTCATCGTGACCCTGCCACTCATCATCTACAATGAGAAGCATGACTGGAGCATGGGCTCAGTGGTCTGCAAGGTACGGGTTTGGTGCAGTTCCTAATAAAGCTCCTGATGCTTCAATGTCGTTCATGTTACAGTGAAGTCAGAGGCAGATGTCAACATTGCATGGAATTATAAGAATATGTTCTTCATTCTCTAAGGCCCTACGAGGAGCCTACAGCATCAACCTGTACAGTGGCATGCTCCTGCTGGCCTGCATCAGTGGAGACCGCTACATCTCCATCGTCCAGGCCAGGCGCTCCTTCGACCTCCGCTCCCGGACCCTGATCTACAGCCGCCTCATCTGCACTGCCATCTGGGCTCTGGCCATAGCCCTGTCTATCCCCACAGTCATCTACAACGAGCGGGTTGAGGAGACCAACAGGTTGGGAGAGACTATAGCCGTGTGCCAGGCTCAGTTTGAAAGTAACAAGACCGCCCGGCTGATAAAGGTGCTGGTACCCAGTCTGCAGATGACCATGGGGTTCTTCCTGCCCATCCTGGTCATGGTCCTCTGTTATGCCAGCATCATCTGGACCCTCCTGAGGGCCCACAGCACCCAGAGGCACAAGGTTCCAGTATCCACCAAAGTTCCAGTCATAGAATTAGAATGTTTAATTATAAGAATACAGTCAATGTTTCTTATAGGGTCAATTAAGTTTCTTGTTGTTTCTTCTCTCACTTAAGGCAGTGCGTGTGGTCCTAGCTGTGGTTGTGGTCTTTATTGTGTGCCACTTGCCCTACAACATGGCCCTGCTCTACCACACAGTGGCTCTGTTCCAGCAGAGGGAGTGTGAGGGGGAGAAGGTCATCCTCACCACCCTCACCACCACCAGGAGCGTGGCCTACCTCCACTGCTGCCTCAACCCCATCCTGTACGCCTTCGTCGGGGTCAAGTTCAGGAACCACTTCAGGAAGATCCTGGTGGATCTGTGGTGCCTGGGCAGGAAGTACATCTACCCCTCGGGTCGCTCCTCAcgcatgacctctgacctctatatCCCAGCTCGCAAGTCCACTGACTGATCCAACAATGAGAATGGCTCCTCGTTCACCATGTGAAGATGGGAGTAGGTTGAGATTGCCTCCAACTACAGGAAGTCCAGTAATGACTGTTATTATGAGCATTTGATTGATGCTGTAGCTACAGTACATGGTATTTGTATCATGGATGCTGATAATTATGTATTGAAATTGCTCTAATAACCAATATTCCTCTTTGCTTATCAATGCCAATTTGTTTCACAGCATGATACTGCTTTTTGTCAAAATAAAGCCAAGAATTGCTAAAACATAAAAACAATAGAATAAAAATGTACTGGATGCAATCTAATAGAATGCAATGACACTGTGTATTTAaagtaaatgtatttgtctaGAAAATATCTCATCTCTCTTAAAAATAACTCTAAAATAAAAATAAGCATTCACTAGTTCCATGGGATGTTTTGCATAAACCAGTCTTTCAGTAAAAGTAATTTGGTGCCAAAGGGGAGCTTTCCAAATGAAAGTGTATGTGGGGCTACGGAGAGATAcaaatggtgcagtttgaggcaATATGGTGGAGAGTGATGCTGGAGATGGCAGTGTGAGCAGGTGTGATgttgctgtttgtatgtgtaagttttattttgtattgtattgttaaaaaatatgtatacagtaccagtcaaaggtttggactcaacttctcattcaagggtttttctttatttgtactatttctacattgtataataaaagTGAAGAATCCCaattatgaaatagcacatatggaatcatgtagtaaccaaaaaagtgttaaactaacatatattttatatttgagattcttcaaagtagccaccctttgccttgatgaaagctttgcacaaaTCTTTAACTGTACTGGTTACATGAATTCAggttatttccagggatacacaacatcctgaaatatatgtagatatctttgttagaaataatactatatttcccttgacgaaGTGTTGCTGAATTTAATAAATGcttcaacttaccccactctcccctgaACCTTGGAATACAGTATACTGTGTAGTATACTGAGCATAGTACTCTCCCTTCTCTGAACCCATAATCCCTACGAGACGCATTAAGACCTTCCACTTTATTTTCTTAACATCCTGTTTTTTGTTATATTTATAAGCTTTTCAGGTAAGACACTTTTCAACAACAAAGAGAGTTTTGGTTTGAGCAAAATTAGAGGGTAAGAGAAAATAAAACAACTTCAGACTAAGTTTCCACATGAAAGCGTTCGAGGATGAGCAGAGTCAATAGGCATAGATAGAGTGGAGGAAGGGAAGCTAAAAGTGGAGATGACAACGCAGCTGTACAACTGTGGTATAATTGGAATGAATTCATAATAGGAGAAGGTCTACAGTATTTGTGCCACAGACTGTAATGCTCTTAAACATCTAATAAACCCTAATGATGACACACTTCAACAAAATCTAATCATATAGACAGTCACAGCATCCTTAGGCTGGTTGAGATACGTACTCATTGTGAAAAGGGTATTTTTGGCTGATTTCAGGTTTTCATGACAATCAGTGAAATCATATGGTGTATTATATAAAGTACAGATTCTATCAcagtgtattatattatatatatatatatatatatatatggaagctagccagaagctagccagtttactggctaacgttagtattcagctaaccatggttggtggtcatcagctatcctttagctcgaaaatctatcggcagttttgtacaacgcgactcagaaCAGAGCATACCTATTtgctctccatatccccggatttctaccgcaagctctggacatttacacctggatcttgcAGCTACTCGCTCTGCAACGCAGAATTTGTAAGGACtggttgaatgaaacagacagaggcccagctaaaatagtcaaaatgtttattcacgagagGGCTGGTTCGTTGTACAAAACCATTCATTTTATACTAGCTCCTTACGCACATACTTTCGCACACAAACAGACTCCTTACGCACATactttcacacacaaacagactccttgcgcacatactttcacacacaaacagaaggtatcctacgcacatactgtcccactacccagccgacaaagattaGGGGAGGCCGTGAGAATCACTCCCCGTCCTCCATCAAGATAGGGAGACCGTGGGAAGTACTTCCTGTCCTTTCCCCAATCTCTCAGAGGCCCCTGGCCAGGTCAGCAACGAATTCTGTTAAGACAGCCTGTGTTTAAGATACTATAAAGACATATTGTACAGATCTATTgctttaccctaattctgactaaaactacacatttATTATAATTTCACTGACCAACATTTATTATAATTtcactgactaaaactacacacatcattaataataattttatgattctaatcaatttcatacaaatATATgatttcagggtggaatattctaatcattcatttaaacatttaaattccatcaacaatatctctctcatcatcactcaatgcctaggtttacctcctcTGTATTCACATcttaccatacctttgtctgtacattataccttgaagctattttttCGCCCCCAGAAACAttattttactctctgttctggaCGTCCTAgtcgaccaattctcatagcttttagccgtacccttatcctactcctcctctgtccctctggtgatgtagaggtgaatccaggccctgcagtgcctagctccattTCTATTCctcaggcgctctcttttgatgacttctgtaaccgtaatagccttggttgcatgcatgttaacattagaagcctccaccctaagtttgttttatacattgctttagcacactctgccaacccggatgtcctagccatgtctgaatcctggcttaggaagaccaccaaaaactctgaaatctccatccctaactacaacattttcagacaagatagaacggccaaagggggcattgttgcaatctactgcaaagatagcctgcagagttctgtcctactatccaagtctgtacccaaacaatttgaacttctacttttaaaaatcaacctctctaaaaacaagtctctcaccgttgccgcctgctatagaccaccctctgccaccagctgtgctctggacaccatatgtgaactgattgccccccatctatcttcagagctcgtgctgctaggtgacctaaactggaacatgcttaacgccccagccatcctacaatctaagcttgatgacctcaatctcacacaaattatcaatgaacctaccaggtaccaccacaaagccgtaaacacgggcaccctcatagatatcatcctaaccaacttgccctctaaatacacctctgctgttttcaaccaagatctcagcaatcactgcctcattgcctgcatccgtaaagGGTGCAGCGGTCAAgcaacctccactcatcactgtcaaaccctccctgaaacacttcagcgagcaggcctttctaatcgacctggcccgggtatcctggaagattattgacctcatcccgtcagtagcctgtttttttattatttttaaatgccttcctcatcatctttaataagcatgccccattcaagaaatttagaaccaggaacagatatagcccttgcttctctccagacctgactgcccttaaccaacacaaaaacatcctatggcgttctgcattagcatcgaacagcccccgtgatatgcaacttttcagggaaattagaaaccaatatacacaggcagttagaaaagccaaggctagctttttcaagtagaaatttgcttcctgcaacacaaactcacaaaggttctgggacactgtaaagtccatggagaataagaacacttcctcccagctgcctactgcactgaggataggaaactgtcaccaccgataaatccacaataattgcgaatttcaacaagcatttttctatggctggccatgctttccacctggctacccctaccccggtcaacagcactgtaccccccacagcaactcgcccaagccttccccatttgtccttctcccaaatccagtcagctgatgttctgaaagagctgaaaaatctggaccctttcaaatcagccgggctagacaatctggacccattctttctaaaattatctgccgaaattgttgcaacccctattactagcctgttcaacctctctttcgtgtcgtctgagattccaaaagattggaaagcagctgcggtcatccccctcttcaaagggggggacacttgaaacaaactgctacagacctatatctatcctactctgcctttctaaggtcttcgaaagccaagtcaacaatcagattaccgaccatttcgaatcccaccgcaccttctccgctatgcaatctggtttcagagcaggtcatgggtgcacctcagccacgctcaaggtcctaaacaatatcttaaccgccatcgttaagaaacaatactgtgcagccgtattcattgacctggccaaggctttcgactctgtcaatcaccacatcctcatcggcagactcaatagccttggtttctcaaatgattgcctcacctggttcaccaactacttctctgatagagttcagtgtgtcaaatcggagggcctgttgtccgagcctctggcagtctctatgggggtgccacagggttcaattcttgggccgactctcttctctgtatacatcaatgatgttgctcttgctgctagtgagtctctgatccacctctatgcagacgacaccattctgtatacttctggcccttctttggacactgtgttaacaaccctccagacgagcttcaatgccacacaactctccttccgtggcctctaactgctcttaaatacaagtaaaaccaaatgcatgctcttcaacgatcgctgcctgcacctgcccacccgtccagcatcactactctggacggttctgaattagaatatgtggacaactacaaatacctaggtgtctggttagactgtaaactatccttcaggactcacatcaaacatctctaatccaaagttaaatctagaattggcatcctatttcgcaacaaagcatccttcactcatgctgccaaacacaccctcgtaaaactgccgatcctaccgatcctcgactttggcgatgtcatttacaaaatagcctccaatacccaactcaataaattggatgcagtctatcacagtgccatccgttttgccaccaaaaccacatatactacccaccactgcgacctgtatgctctcattggctggccctcacttcatactctacaagaccctgctaggtagtccccccttatctcagcttgctggtcaccatagcagcacccacctgtagcccgcgctccagcaggtatatctctctgttcacccccaaaaccaattcttcctttggccgcctctccatccagttctctgctgccaatgactggaacgaactacaaaattctctgaaactggaaacacttatctccctcactagctttaagcactagctgtcagaacagctcacagattactgcacctgtacatagcccatctataatttagcacaaacaactacctcttccccactttatttatttattttgctcctttgcaccccattatttctacttcgcacattcttccactgcaaatctaccattccagtgttttacttgctatattgtatttactttgccaccgtggccttttttgtgtgttttttttttacctcccttatctcacctcatttgttcacatcgtatatagacttatatttctactgtattattgactgtatggttgttttactccatgtgtatttctgtgttgttgtatgtgtcgaactgctttgctttatcttggccaggtcacaattgtaaatgagaacttgttctcaacttgcctacctggttaaataaaggttaaataaaaaataaaaaaaattatgtgCATTATAAACTATAGCTATAAATATGGCAGAAGAATAAAAAATGTGCTATATAGCACTACAACAGACTTCAAGAGTATAGAAAATGCTTTGAGCTTTTCAGTCACACAGTTCACCTCTTATCTTCCTAAGAGAACAACATCTGTAGACATGAAACTGTCTTCGAGCTGAGCTGTGAGCAGCATTGTTTAGGTGGCTATGTAGCTGTTGGATAATTACTGCAGTAGGcgaaatcagggtcacacagagtgatttttggtagtcttaaacaaatctactttgaaacaaacttatacacctcacacacatggttataggcttaaaaaaagaagacacctgtaccatgtcagaaattgtcacggatccctcagggaactttcattacgcacacctgtcccctattcccactgattagtacttgtataagtgtgccctttggttcCATTGGGCTGtagattattgttacaatgtcctttggtgtgtgtgagtacctgtgcagTGTTGGTTTGGATTTTGTGCCACTtgtattgtgcagatgattacggttTTCGTCCCCTGTGATAATCATTGTGCGATTGTGAATTTATTTGAGGTattcctcgctcttttgtttgggtttcaaccctgtgttttgtatagtgtttgtttggtcttcgtccctgtGCCTTTACACAGCACACCGTAATTtgggtgaaataaaaaatcccattacgcattcctgtgcctgtctcccAAATCATTCATACTGACGTGACAGAATAATCGACCAATAAGGGCGACAACGGGAATGGCCCGTCCGACGATGCTGAGACTggtctgtccggcgccgccacAACTTCAGCAGCTACAACTGGTCCGTCCGACACCGCCACAACCGGTccgtccgacgccactgctactggtccgtcTGACGCCACCGCAACTTTGGCAGCGACAACTGGCCCGTCCAATGATGATGCAACTTCGGCAGCTATATCGGGTCCTGTTCAACCCGCACTGCGGTCCAGTGATCATTCTCGAGGCCGGTATCGTTGCGCTGCACAGGCGGGGGTACTGTCACGGATCCCTGGTCTTCATTCCCGTGCCTTTACATGGCACGCTGTAATTTGGGGTAATAAAAACTCCTATTATGCATTCCTGCACCTGTCCCTCGACTTTTCATACCAACGTgacagatatagagttgaaatgtattcaattttgagttttcatcccaatattacacgttatatacagtacatcacagaagactgaaacacAAGATTTCCattagttatttttttattttattaattgtgAAAATCATTAATAATCCCCCTTTGGGGCCAAAAGGGGTGCTTTTGGTCAGTGACTGCAGGAACGAGACACTGTTACAGTTGCCCCCCTTTTCTGACCTACATAAGACTGGATTTGAGTTCACAAAGATCAAAATCACAACACCACATGCAAGAATCTTGATCGAGTGTAAAAGACACTGCTGAAACCATTGTATGCAACATGTGTTGTTAGGGCCCCCTTGAACACAAAGGTACATTTTTCACATAACTCCCTATGATGAATAACAAGAATTAGAGGGTCTTCACACTAACTAGACTTTTCGCAAAAATAACCTTGACAACACATTTTACTGCAATGTAAACTTGCAAACTAGTCACAACTCAAACGCTACATCCGGAGGAAGCACAGGAGAATAACCTGACAGTTGCCCCCCTCTAAGCAGGGCAGTGAAAACAGTTGTTTCGTTGAGCCAACAGTCTTACATGTAAACATGTAATAGCTGAGCCATGTTTTTGAAACAGCTGAAATGTACAGACATTTTCCTTATTTTTGAGACTTGCTTTATTTAGTTTTAACCTGATGAAATTGAAGTAAAAGCCTGTTACATTCTGAAATTGTCATCATATCTCAACGGTGTAGTTTCTGCTTGACTGCACTGAGCCACCGATGTCCAGGAAAGAAGCAACTCACATGCTTCGTaaagaacaggtgtagactaacagtgaaatgattacttatgcagagagagattttttaaataatagaaaaacaataacacaaggaataaatacacaatgagtaacgatagcCTGACTAAATACACGAGGTACTAGTGCCAAttctatgtgcaggggtacaatgTAATTGAGGTatgtacagttgatgtcggaagtttacatacacttagtcatTAAAACtgggttttcaaccactccacaaatgtcttgttaacaaactatagtttgggcaagttggttaggacatctactttgtgcatgacacaagtaatttttccaacaattgtttacagacagattatttcacttataattcactgtatcacaattccagtgggtcagaagtttacaaagactaagttgactgtgcctttaaacagcttaaaaaattccagacaattatgtcatggatttagaagtttctgataggctaattaacatcatttgagtcaattggaggtgtacctgtggatgtatttcaaggcctaccttcaaactcagtgcctcaatgcttgacatcatgggaaaatttaaAGAAATCAgcccaaaaattgtagacctccacaaatctggttcatccttgggagcaatttccaaacacctgaaggtaccatgttcatctgtacaaacaatagtatgcacatataaacaccatgggaccacgcagccgtcataccactcaggaaggagacgcgttctgtctcctggagatgaacatacttttgtgagaaaagtgcaaatcgttcccagaacaacagcaaatgaccttgtgaagatgctggaggaaacaggtacaaaagtatctatatccacagtaaagcgagtcctatatcgacataaaatGAAAGaacgcttagcaaggaagaagccactgctccaaaattgccataaaaaagccagactacggtttgcaactgcacatggggacaaatatcgtactttttggagaaatgtcctctggtctgattaaacaaaaatagaactgtttggccataatgaccatcgttatgtttggaggaaaaagggggatgcttgcgagccgaagaacaccatcccaactgtgaagcacgggggtggcagcatcatgttgtgggttgctttgatgcaggagggattggtgcacttcacaaaatagatggacaatgaccccaagcatacttccaaagttgttgaaaaatggcttaaggacaacaaagtcaaggtattggagtggccatcacaaagccctgacctcaaacccatagaaaatttgtgggcagaactgaaaaaacgtgtgtgagcaaggaggcctgcaaacctgactcagttacaccagctctgtcaggaggaatgggccaaaattcacccaagttattatgggaagcttgtggaaggctacccaaaacgtttgacccaagttaaactcttaaaaggcaatgctaccaaagaCTAATTAAggatatgtaaacttctgaaccactgggaatctTTGAAGACGTAGGGTTTCAGACGTTAGAAATGTTATGATGCCAAAGCTTTCGAACAGAAAGGCCTGACAGGTGCTTACTATGAAgcatggtcaaatcaaatcaaactttatttgtcacatgcgccaaatacaacaagtgtagaccgtgaaat contains:
- the LOC118944138 gene encoding C-C chemokine receptor type 6-like; the encoded protein is MEVRNAMQTDEYDYDPKDYTEGYPDESGTAYICNLNLNRDMEIVIQTYVHSFICAFGLCGNALVIVTYAFYKRAKTMTDVYLLNVAVADLLFIVTLPLIIYNEKHDWSMGSVVCKALRGAYSINLYSGMLLLACISGDRYISIVQARRSFDLRSRTLIYSRLICTAIWALAIALSIPTVIYNERVEETNRLGETIAVCQAQFESNKTARLIKVLVPSLQMTMGFFLPILVMVLCYASIIWTLLRAHSTQRHKAVRVVLAVVVVFIVCHLPYNMALLYHTVALFQQRECEGEKVILTTLTTTRSVAYLHCCLNPILYAFVGVKFRNHFRKILVDLWCLGRKYIYPSGRSSRMTSDLYIPARKSTD